One Amorphoplanes digitatis genomic window carries:
- a CDS encoding glycosyltransferase family 4 protein codes for MRILVLNWRDLKHPAAGGAEVYTEQVLRRWVRAGHEVTLFAAAVAGQPTAEIVDGYRVVRAGSRFTVYREARRWWRRYGRGRFDVVVDETNTVPFRAHEWVDDGARTVALVHQTCEEIWHHNAPPLAAHLGRYLLEPAWMRRMAGSPILAVSDSTRDALARFGAHDVTVVPEGYESPPVLPSVAKEARPTAVFCGRMVSYKRPWDVIEAVRSARREIPDLRLWMIGGGPMLAKLRAAAPEGVEFLGRVSEEVKHDRMARAHIHLATSVREGWGLVVTEAAALGTPTIAYDVPGLRDSTRAARGVVVPPEPAALARRLAELLPSRMNEPFPALPNGGAHDWDEVAETLLAAVEEHARVPRGVHATTVVESRRAQESRLHSADA; via the coding sequence GTGCGCATCCTCGTTCTCAACTGGCGCGACCTCAAGCACCCGGCCGCGGGCGGCGCGGAGGTGTACACCGAGCAGGTCCTGCGCCGCTGGGTGCGGGCCGGCCACGAGGTGACCCTGTTCGCCGCGGCCGTCGCCGGGCAGCCCACCGCCGAGATCGTCGACGGCTACCGGGTGGTGCGCGCCGGCAGCCGGTTCACCGTGTACCGCGAGGCCCGCCGCTGGTGGCGGCGCTACGGCCGGGGCCGCTTCGACGTGGTCGTCGACGAGACGAACACCGTGCCGTTCCGCGCGCACGAGTGGGTCGACGACGGCGCCCGCACCGTCGCGCTGGTGCACCAGACCTGCGAGGAGATCTGGCACCACAACGCGCCGCCGCTGGCCGCGCACCTCGGCCGGTACCTGCTCGAGCCGGCGTGGATGCGCCGGATGGCCGGGTCGCCGATCCTGGCGGTGTCGGACTCGACGCGCGACGCGCTGGCCCGCTTCGGCGCACACGACGTCACGGTCGTGCCGGAGGGCTACGAGTCGCCGCCGGTCCTGCCGTCGGTCGCCAAGGAGGCGCGGCCGACCGCCGTGTTCTGCGGCCGGATGGTCAGCTACAAGCGCCCGTGGGACGTGATCGAGGCGGTGCGCTCGGCCCGCCGGGAGATCCCCGACCTGCGGCTCTGGATGATCGGCGGCGGACCCATGCTGGCCAAGCTGCGCGCGGCCGCCCCGGAGGGCGTCGAGTTCCTCGGCCGGGTCTCCGAGGAGGTCAAGCACGACCGGATGGCCCGGGCGCACATCCACCTCGCGACGAGCGTCCGCGAGGGCTGGGGCCTGGTCGTCACCGAGGCCGCCGCGCTGGGCACGCCGACCATCGCGTACGACGTGCCGGGCCTGCGCGACTCGACGCGGGCCGCGCGCGGCGTCGTGGTGCCGCCGGAGCCGGCGGCGCTGGCGCGCCGGCTGGCCGAGCTGCTGCCGTCCCGGATGAACGAGCCGTTCCCCGCGCTGCCGAACGGCGGTGCGCACGACTGGGACGAGGTCGCCGAGACCCTCCTGGCCGCGGTGGAGGAGCACGCCCGGGTGCCGCGTGGCGTGCACGCCACGACCGTGGTCGAGAGCCGGCGTGCGCAGGAGAGCCGACTGCACAGCGCCGACGCCTGA
- a CDS encoding glycosyltransferase family 2 protein codes for MTSHPVVSVIVPAYNSAPLLRDFLGACLTSEYRDFEVIINDDLRSTDGTRALTEQFRADGLDVTYLRENHSMAQGRKRGAAEARGSILLHLDSDMKVTPGLLGECVELLAGGYDALVIPEEAFGTTFWARCKWLEKKIYDGVEEIESLRCVRRAVYDRLGGHDERMVFSEDKDFDLRVRKAGYAVGRTRNFLYHNEGDLRLQKTMRKKLGYSGTADLFATAHPEAFRWQTNIFHRFGLYLRNFPYAFSHPLLYGGLWVMKVGEFGSGAVGQVRHRLAVRHGGPA; via the coding sequence ATGACAAGCCACCCCGTGGTGTCGGTGATCGTTCCCGCCTACAACAGCGCGCCGCTGCTGCGTGACTTCCTGGGCGCGTGCCTCACCTCGGAGTACCGCGACTTCGAGGTGATCATCAACGACGACCTGCGCTCGACGGACGGCACCCGGGCGCTGACCGAACAGTTCCGGGCCGACGGCCTGGACGTGACCTACCTGCGGGAGAACCACTCGATGGCGCAGGGCCGCAAGCGCGGCGCGGCCGAGGCGCGGGGATCGATCCTGCTGCACCTGGACTCCGACATGAAGGTCACCCCCGGCCTGCTCGGCGAGTGCGTCGAGCTGCTCGCCGGCGGGTACGACGCCCTGGTCATCCCCGAGGAGGCGTTCGGCACCACGTTCTGGGCCCGGTGCAAGTGGCTGGAGAAGAAGATCTACGACGGGGTGGAGGAGATCGAGTCGCTGCGCTGCGTGCGGCGCGCGGTCTACGACCGGCTCGGCGGCCACGACGAGCGGATGGTCTTCTCCGAGGACAAGGACTTCGACCTGCGGGTACGCAAGGCCGGGTACGCGGTCGGCCGCACCCGCAACTTCCTCTACCACAACGAGGGCGACCTGCGGCTCCAGAAGACCATGCGCAAGAAGCTGGGGTACTCCGGCACCGCCGACCTCTTCGCCACCGCGCACCCGGAGGCGTTCCGGTGGCAGACGAACATCTTCCACCGCTTCGGCCTGTACCTGAGGAACTTCCCGTACGCCTTCTCGCACCCGCTGCTCTACGGCGGCCTGTGGGTGATGAAGGTCGGCGAGTTCGGCTCCGGCGCGGTCGGCCAGGTGCGGCACCGCCTCGCGGTGCGGCACGGGGGCCCGGCGTGA